The following DNA comes from Planctomycetia bacterium.
TCCTGCCGAGCGTTTACCAAGGCGTGCCGTTTCGCGGCGAAGGAGACCCGATTCTGTATCTGTCGAGCCCGGCCGGCATCGATCGCCAGATGCAACGCGATTCGCTCGACACGCTCGCGCGGTTGAACCGGCGCCACCTGGAAGTGACCGGCGATCCCGAAGTCGCCACGCGGATCAACTCCTTCGAGATGGCGTTCCAGATGCAGGCCAGCGCGCCGGAGTTGATGGATATCTCCGATGAGACCCCGGAGACTTTGGCGCTCTACGGCGCTAAGCCCGGCGAGCCGTCGTTCGCGGCAAATTGTTTGCTAGCGCGGCGACTCATCGAACGCGGCGTAAGGTTCGTCGAGCTATTCCACGAATCCTGGGACCACCACGGCGGTCTGTCGAACGGGCTCAAGGAGTCGACCAAGATCACCGACCAGGCCTCGGCGGCGCTCGTGGCCGATCTCAAACGCCGCGGACTCTTGGACGAAACGCTCATCATCTGGGGCGGCGAATTCGGCCGCACGCCGATGGTCCAAGGGGGCGACGACGGCCGCGACCATCACCCGAACGCCTTCACGATGTGGCTGGCCGGGGGCGGCGTGAAAGCCGGCACGACGATTGGCGAAACGGACGAGCTCGGCTTCAACGCCGCGGTCGACAAAGTCCACGTCCACGACCTCCACGCCACGATCCTGCACCTCCTCGGCTTCGATCACACGAAGCTCACGTACCGTTTCCAGGGACGCGATTTCCGGCTAACCGACGTGCATGGGAATGTGGTGGAGAAGATGCTGGGGTAAGGCGGGATGGGCCACATAAAAGTGATACTTGGCGAACGGTGTCCGTCGGCAGCGCGGTAGTATATTGGCAAAGCTCACATGCCGACGCGTTAACTTTTCCGCAACGGCCGAACATGGATTCCCCTGACGGCAAGCAGCCGAAATCCGCCGAAGTGATTCGCGAAAAGCTCGCCAAGTTGCAGGCCAATGCAGAGCGCCCGGCGGATATTGGGCCGTATGCGGGCGGCGTGCAGGCGACCGATCGGATTGTAGTGGCGACGTTTCGCGACCCGGGATGCGCCGCGGCGTTTCAGGAACGCTTGCTCAAGGCCGGCGTGCATTCCACGGGGGAGCGGTGCTTTCGCCGTTCGGCCGTGCTGGTTGACGCGGAAGACCGGGTTCGCGCGGTGGAATTGTTGAAGCCGCATCTAGCCCAGTTTCCCGATCGCATTCGGCGGCCGGGCCGCGGCTACGAGGCGTCGCTCTTTCTGACGCTCGTCGGCTTGCTGTCGATCATCGTGGTGTTGGTGGCGGTCGGCAACATCGACGAACAAGCATCGCTGACGCCAGCCGTAGCCTGGGACTGCGTGCGCATTACCGGCGCGATCACGCTCCACCTGGCCTTTTGCGGACTGTTCATCGACCTGGTGAAGTCCGGTAAATTGGACTTCGGCCGCGGGCAGTTCAATTTGATTTTTGTGCTGTGGCTGATGACGGCAGCGGCGTTGATGGTTTATTGGCGGTGAGCAATCGGCGGCTTTCGTGCGAAAGAATTCCAAAATGCGACGTCGGCTTGTATAGTTCCAGTAATAGCCTCTGATCTGAGTCAACGCATCAAACTCAGACCGACGCCGAATTCATCCGCAGCACCACCTTAATCGCTTCGCCGCTTTGCATCATCTTGAACGCGCGGTCGAAGTCGTCGAAGTCGATTTGGTGCGTGATGATCGGCTCCAGTTGGAGGCGGCCGGAGAGGACGAAGCTCTCGACCTGGTACCAGGTTTCGTACATCCGGCGGCCGTTGATGCCGAGGACTGTGGCGCCTTTGAAGATGATGTCGTTGGGCAGGTCCAGCTCGACGGGCTTCGACGGCAGGCCCAGCAGCGCCGCGGTGCCGCCGTTGCGAAGCGCGGAAAAGCCTTGCCGGATGGCGCGCGGGTGGCCGGACATTTCCAGCAGCACTTGCGGGCCTTGATCGTGCGTTACGCGGCGGGCTTCGGCCGGCCACTGCTCGTCCGCCGCGTTCCAGGCGTGATCCGCGCCGAGTCGTTTGGCGAGTTCCAGCCGCGCAGGATTGGCGTCGGTGACCAGAATCGTGCCTGCGCCGGCCGCGCGGGCGATCGTGACCGCCATCAGACCAATGATGCCGACGCCGGTTACCAGCACGCTGCGACCGCTGACGCCCGCGGCCATCACGGTGTGCATCGCGTTGCCAAGCGGATCGAACACGGCCGCCACGTGATCGGGAATGTCCGGATGGACCGGCCAGACGTTTTCCTCGGGGATGGCCACGTACTCCGCGAAGCAGCCGTCGCGATCGATGCCGATGATATCGACGCGCTCGCAGATGTGACCGTTGCCG
Coding sequences within:
- a CDS encoding DUF1501 domain-containing protein, which encodes MHINPLEVQRHVNRRWFLKDCGVGLGAMALGSLMARGQALGATEGSLNPLASKAPHFPGKAKNVIFLFMAGAPSHLDLFDYKPQLEKFNGTLPPPELLKGYRAAFINPSSKLLAPKFKFAKHGNSGAELAELLPHLATVADDLCIVKSLVTDAFNHAPGQIMMNTGSQQFGRPSIGAWTTYGLGSEADDLPGFVVMNSAKKGTSGGASNWGAGFLPSVYQGVPFRGEGDPILYLSSPAGIDRQMQRDSLDTLARLNRRHLEVTGDPEVATRINSFEMAFQMQASAPELMDISDETPETLALYGAKPGEPSFAANCLLARRLIERGVRFVELFHESWDHHGGLSNGLKESTKITDQASAALVADLKRRGLLDETLIIWGGEFGRTPMVQGGDDGRDHHPNAFTMWLAGGGVKAGTTIGETDELGFNAAVDKVHVHDLHATILHLLGFDHTKLTYRFQGRDFRLTDVHGNVVEKMLG
- the tdh gene encoding L-threonine 3-dehydrogenase, which translates into the protein MKAVKKASAGPGLTWIAETPTPAIGPRDVLVAVTHAGVCGTDRHIYEWDAWSASRVPLGTTVGHEFVGRVVAVGAAVERTQVGARISGEGHIGCGVCEPCRTGNGHICERVDIIGIDRDGCFAEYVAIPEENVWPVHPDIPDHVAAVFDPLGNAMHTVMAAGVSGRSVLVTGVGIIGLMAVTIARAAGAGTILVTDANPARLELAKRLGADHAWNAADEQWPAEARRVTHDQGPQVLLEMSGHPRAIRQGFSALRNGGTAALLGLPSKPVELDLPNDIIFKGATVLGINGRRMYETWYQVESFVLSGRLQLEPIITHQIDFDDFDRAFKMMQSGEAIKVVLRMNSASV